Proteins encoded together in one Aeromonas encheleia window:
- a CDS encoding helix-turn-helix transcriptional regulator, protein MQEPPTVVHHCSVDRVIRLKELSQLVGLSRSTIYDRMNPQSKRFDPTFPRPISLGLASVGWSLSEVMDWIASRPQAHPISAHKE, encoded by the coding sequence ATGCAAGAACCGCCAACCGTAGTCCATCACTGCAGTGTAGACAGAGTGATCAGGCTGAAAGAGCTGAGCCAGCTGGTGGGGCTTAGCCGGTCCACTATCTACGACCGCATGAACCCCCAATCCAAGCGTTTTGACCCGACCTTTCCCAGACCTATCAGTCTCGGACTTGCGTCAGTCGGTTGGAGTCTGAGCGAGGTCATGGACTGGATTGCCAGCCGCCCGCAAGCCCACCCCATCTCAGCACACAAGGAGTGA
- a CDS encoding recombination directionality factor — MIKGLAITPPVIGRICIGKQVQKNDKWVPEKDDSFTLTTQVQQKGGWLLHPLHQQFIQGTDNAKIRAIPVQVLFNDSDLNLRAEYSAFDRQTGRPLCVGTGEMARRVGAQGMEEVSCPGPERCPYGKQQGCKLYGRLNLFVEGQGDELGSFIFRTTGYNSVRTLAARLKYLEAVSGGLTRYLPLTLRLRAKSTTQSYRTPVYYVDLTLRDELTLTEAVEQARQAAMRDEEAGVTIAEMETVARALLRNGQFEEMDEEVPSLLEEFYPEAEMAETPSTSPPMTTVAVTTPARPRTRPSPLTNKLGNGADPSSSRA, encoded by the coding sequence ATGATCAAAGGACTTGCTATCACTCCGCCCGTGATCGGGCGGATATGCATCGGCAAGCAGGTGCAGAAAAACGATAAATGGGTGCCGGAGAAGGACGACAGCTTCACCCTTACCACCCAGGTTCAACAGAAAGGGGGCTGGTTGCTCCACCCCCTTCACCAGCAATTCATTCAGGGCACCGATAACGCCAAGATCCGTGCCATTCCGGTACAGGTACTGTTCAACGACAGCGATCTGAACCTGCGGGCGGAATACAGCGCCTTCGACCGCCAGACCGGACGACCGCTCTGTGTCGGCACCGGAGAAATGGCGAGACGGGTAGGCGCACAGGGAATGGAAGAGGTCAGCTGCCCCGGCCCGGAACGCTGTCCTTATGGCAAGCAACAGGGCTGCAAGCTGTATGGGCGGCTCAACCTGTTTGTGGAGGGACAAGGCGATGAACTCGGCAGCTTTATCTTTCGCACCACCGGCTACAACTCGGTGCGTACCCTGGCAGCACGGCTCAAGTACCTGGAGGCGGTCAGTGGCGGCCTGACCCGCTATCTACCGCTCACCTTGCGGCTGCGGGCCAAGAGCACCACTCAGTCCTATCGCACCCCGGTCTACTACGTGGACTTGACCCTACGCGACGAGCTGACCCTGACCGAAGCGGTCGAGCAGGCGCGACAAGCAGCGATGCGGGACGAGGAGGCGGGAGTGACCATTGCCGAGATGGAAACCGTGGCACGGGCGCTGCTGCGCAACGGCCAGTTCGAAGAGATGGATGAAGAGGTGCCGTCTCTGCTGGAGGAGTTCTATCCCGAAGCAGAGATGGCAGAGACCCCATCAACCTCACCGCCTATGACAACAGTGGCGGTAACTACGCCAGCCCGCCCTCGCACTCGTCCCTCTCCCCTGACCAACAAGCTCGGCAACGGTGCTGACCCTTCATCATCCCGTGCTTGA
- a CDS encoding DUF2787 domain-containing protein, with protein sequence MTIPFHRGNISLPVCQALLTLLSQEAERTDLDLGRCTQLTFNFRNSGYSAEQGGVHPVEIRLVRGLDDWLFDYVTDFSYQGLGQDAELCKELDFNFLDSEHSMQGWGPLRLAEARELFALWQRNFIAYCRLECFTVSVTGD encoded by the coding sequence ATGACCATTCCCTTCCACCGGGGAAACATCAGCTTACCCGTTTGTCAGGCACTGCTGACCCTACTGAGCCAAGAAGCCGAACGTACCGACTTGGACCTGGGACGCTGCACCCAGTTGACCTTCAACTTCCGTAACTCCGGTTACAGTGCCGAGCAAGGTGGCGTTCACCCGGTTGAGATACGCCTGGTACGAGGTCTCGATGACTGGCTATTCGATTACGTCACCGACTTCAGTTATCAGGGGCTGGGACAGGATGCCGAGTTGTGTAAGGAGCTTGATTTCAACTTCCTCGACAGTGAGCACAGCATGCAGGGCTGGGGGCCGCTACGGCTGGCGGAGGCGCGGGAGCTGTTCGCGCTGTGGCAGCGCAACTTCATCGCCTACTGCCGGTTGGAGTGTTTCACCGTCTCGGTAACTGGGGATTAG
- a CDS encoding M48 family metallopeptidase, protein MPFITIGELTLELQHKGIKNLHINVLPPDGRVRVSAPASLSDTAIRVAVVRRLPWIRQQQAHFQAQPRQSERQMCSGETHYLWGRGYRLEVIHCEEAPSVKLQGGWIRMRVPAHYDAAKREELLLGWYRQLLRQRLPVLLEKWQSALKVTPGFVGIKRMKTKWGSCNTLAGRIWLNLELVKKPPECLEFIVVHELIHLLERRHNERFMTLIDLHLPNWREHREKLNKMPLAFNRWGY, encoded by the coding sequence ATGCCGTTTATCACTATTGGCGAGCTGACCCTGGAGTTGCAGCACAAGGGGATCAAGAACCTGCACATCAACGTATTGCCGCCCGATGGTCGGGTGCGCGTCTCAGCCCCTGCATCGCTTTCGGATACCGCCATCAGAGTGGCTGTGGTCAGGCGGTTGCCTTGGATCCGCCAGCAGCAAGCCCATTTTCAAGCGCAGCCACGCCAGAGCGAGCGGCAGATGTGCAGTGGCGAGACGCACTATCTGTGGGGACGGGGCTATCGGTTGGAGGTCATCCACTGCGAAGAGGCGCCCAGCGTCAAGTTACAGGGGGGCTGGATCCGGATGCGAGTGCCTGCCCACTATGACGCGGCAAAGCGTGAGGAGTTGCTGCTGGGCTGGTATCGCCAGTTACTTCGCCAGCGGTTGCCAGTTTTGCTGGAAAAGTGGCAATCCGCCCTCAAGGTGACTCCAGGCTTTGTCGGCATTAAGCGGATGAAGACCAAGTGGGGCAGTTGCAACACCTTGGCTGGTCGCATCTGGCTCAACCTCGAATTGGTCAAGAAGCCGCCGGAGTGTCTGGAGTTCATCGTGGTGCATGAACTGATACACCTGTTAGAGCGCAGGCACAACGAGCGCTTTATGACTCTGATAGACCTCCATCTGCCTAACTGGCGAGAGCACCGCGAGAAGCTCAACAAGATGCCGCTGGCGTTTAATCGGTGGGGGTATTAA
- a CDS encoding recombinase family protein produces MALVGYARVSTVGQSLDTQLQALAECNKIFQEKVSGACDDRPQLTLLLEYVNEGDVVMVTKLDRLARNTRHLLEISDYLQHRQVALRILNQGIDTSTPTGKLMLTMIGAIATFERELMLERQAEGIELAKRRGVYKGRKPTAMAKGDEVLALVEQGLPRAEIARLTGISLSSVQRILRATEK; encoded by the coding sequence ATGGCACTGGTAGGTTATGCACGCGTGAGCACGGTGGGCCAGAGCCTGGATACCCAACTTCAGGCGTTGGCCGAGTGCAACAAGATTTTCCAGGAGAAGGTGAGCGGTGCCTGCGATGACCGGCCCCAGCTCACCCTGCTGCTGGAGTATGTGAATGAGGGGGATGTGGTGATGGTGACCAAGCTGGATCGCTTGGCACGCAACACCCGCCACCTATTGGAGATTTCGGACTATCTGCAACACAGACAGGTTGCCTTGAGAATTTTGAATCAGGGGATCGACACCTCAACCCCGACCGGCAAGTTGATGCTGACCATGATTGGCGCCATCGCCACCTTCGAGCGGGAACTGATGCTGGAGCGCCAAGCTGAGGGGATTGAGCTTGCCAAGCGGCGCGGGGTCTACAAGGGCCGCAAGCCCACAGCCATGGCGAAAGGAGACGAGGTGCTGGCACTGGTTGAGCAAGGGTTACCCAGAGCCGAGATTGCAAGGCTAACGGGGATCAGCCTCTCCAGTGTGCAACGCATCCTTAGGGCAACAGAAAAGTAA
- a CDS encoding YkvA family protein, whose amino-acid sequence MPPCIPPAHEPFDHQGFWQKLWAFTKRAERPLIEASLLLYYTSQKEDLPLWAKLLIYSALVYFISPIDAVPDLLPLGFADDIAVLSATLATVSAFIDEQIRQLVARKLAELLGDI is encoded by the coding sequence ATGCCACCCTGCATTCCCCCCGCACATGAACCATTTGACCACCAAGGCTTTTGGCAAAAACTCTGGGCCTTTACCAAACGGGCTGAGCGACCGCTTATTGAAGCCAGCTTGCTGCTCTACTACACCAGCCAGAAAGAAGATTTACCACTCTGGGCCAAACTGCTCATCTACAGCGCGCTGGTCTACTTTATCTCCCCCATCGATGCTGTACCGGATTTGCTGCCCCTGGGATTTGCCGATGACATCGCGGTGCTAAGCGCCACACTCGCCACAGTCAGCGCCTTTATTGACGAGCAGATACGTCAACTCGTCGCCCGCAAACTGGCCGAATTACTCGGCGACATCTGA
- a CDS encoding type I restriction endonuclease subunit R gives MASAAAVGQRERITQKRVTRFFVEELKYQYLGDWHARPNNRNIEPALLTAWLDRRGVAAELIPRVLRQLEQAASLGGGRHLYDANKEIYGLLRYGVKEKEGAGEQNQTVWLVDWQEPEANDFAIAEEVTVAGENKKRPDLVLYINGIALGVIELKRSTVSVAEGIRQNLDNQQQDFIRNFFATMQLVMAGNDTQGVRYGTIETPEKYYLEWKETGSPLAIDPTNKLDLHLSQLCNKARFLEIIHDFIVFDAGVKKTCRHNQYFGIQAAKAYIQRREGGIIWHTQGSGKSLTMVWLAKWIRENVQDSRVLIITDRTELDEQIEKVFAGVEETILRTKNGADLVTVLNQAAPWLICSLIHKFGRHIEGKEGARTGDDFIAEMRQSLPSDFYPKGKLFVFVDECHRTQSDKLHGAMKSILPEALFIGFTGTPLMKRDKKKSVEVFGPYIHTYKFDEAVSDGVVLDLRYEARDIDQKVKSQKKVDEWFETKTKALSRLARQQLKEKWASMQKLLSSRSRLEQIVGDILLDFDQKPRLADGRGNAMLVCASVYQACKCYEMFSSHGFGGKCAIVTSYQANASVIKGEETGAGQTEALAKYKVYRKMLAEYFDKSEKDAATLVEKFEKEVKQRFIKEPGQMRLLIVVDKLLTGFDAPSATYLYIDKKMADHNLFQAICRVNRLDGEDKEYGYIVDYKDLFRSLEKTVKDYTAEAFDGYDKEDVAGLLKDRLTQGREDLDNALEAVRALCEPVKAPRAETDYQHYFCCEVGADEGELIEKEALRLTLYQCVAKLIRAFTSLASELEEAGYSASQANGIRSEVDHYVKVRDLIKIASGDLVEMKQFEPAMRQMLDLYVDADPSETLMDFEELGLLELIIERGAEALDGAPEGLRKDKGAMAEAIENNVRRTIVDENPVNPKYYEKMSVLLDELIALRRQQAISYQDYLEQVRELAIKVKHPASAAGSAYPASVDTLAKRSLYDNLGQDEVLVAKIDAAVRHTKKADWYGDRLKEKEIAYAIAEETKGYDVTVGDVMELVKAQQEYH, from the coding sequence ATGGCATCGGCGGCGGCAGTAGGGCAACGGGAGCGGATCACTCAGAAGCGGGTGACCCGCTTTTTTGTTGAGGAGCTGAAGTATCAGTATCTCGGTGATTGGCACGCCCGACCCAACAATCGGAATATCGAGCCCGCGCTGCTGACGGCTTGGCTGGACAGGCGCGGGGTGGCAGCGGAGCTGATCCCTCGGGTATTGCGTCAGTTGGAACAGGCGGCAAGTCTGGGAGGCGGGCGTCACCTCTACGATGCCAACAAGGAGATCTACGGCCTGCTGCGCTACGGCGTGAAGGAGAAAGAGGGGGCGGGCGAGCAGAACCAGACCGTCTGGCTGGTGGACTGGCAAGAGCCCGAGGCCAACGATTTCGCCATCGCCGAAGAGGTGACGGTGGCAGGGGAAAACAAGAAACGTCCCGATCTGGTGCTCTATATCAACGGGATCGCGCTCGGGGTGATCGAGCTCAAGCGTTCCACCGTTTCGGTGGCAGAGGGGATCCGCCAGAACCTTGATAATCAGCAACAGGACTTTATCCGCAATTTCTTCGCCACGATGCAGCTGGTGATGGCCGGTAACGACACCCAGGGGGTGCGCTACGGCACCATCGAGACCCCCGAGAAATACTATCTGGAGTGGAAGGAAACAGGCTCGCCATTAGCCATCGATCCGACCAACAAGTTGGATCTGCATCTGAGCCAGTTGTGCAACAAGGCGCGCTTTCTTGAGATCATCCACGACTTTATCGTGTTCGATGCCGGGGTGAAGAAGACCTGCCGCCATAACCAGTATTTCGGCATTCAGGCCGCCAAGGCATATATCCAGCGCCGTGAGGGGGGGATCATCTGGCATACCCAGGGCAGCGGCAAGAGCCTGACCATGGTGTGGCTGGCCAAGTGGATCCGCGAGAATGTGCAAGACAGTCGGGTGCTGATCATCACCGACCGCACCGAGCTGGACGAGCAGATTGAGAAGGTGTTTGCCGGGGTAGAGGAGACGATCCTGCGTACCAAGAACGGGGCCGACTTGGTGACCGTCCTGAATCAGGCCGCCCCTTGGCTGATCTGCTCCTTGATACACAAATTTGGCCGTCATATCGAAGGGAAAGAGGGGGCGAGGACGGGTGATGACTTTATCGCCGAGATGAGGCAGAGCCTGCCCAGCGATTTTTACCCTAAGGGCAAGCTGTTTGTCTTTGTCGATGAGTGCCACCGTACCCAGTCTGACAAGTTGCATGGCGCCATGAAGAGCATTTTGCCCGAGGCGCTATTTATCGGTTTTACCGGCACGCCGCTGATGAAACGGGACAAGAAGAAGTCGGTGGAGGTGTTTGGCCCCTACATCCACACCTACAAGTTTGATGAGGCCGTCTCGGATGGCGTGGTGTTGGATCTGCGCTATGAGGCGCGTGACATCGATCAGAAGGTCAAATCCCAGAAGAAGGTGGACGAGTGGTTTGAGACCAAAACCAAGGCGCTGTCGCGCCTCGCTCGCCAGCAACTCAAGGAGAAGTGGGCCTCGATGCAGAAGCTGCTGTCGAGTCGCTCGCGGCTGGAGCAGATCGTGGGGGATATTCTGCTCGATTTCGATCAAAAACCCCGGCTGGCCGATGGCCGTGGCAATGCCATGCTGGTCTGCGCGAGTGTCTATCAGGCTTGCAAATGCTACGAGATGTTCAGCTCCCATGGCTTTGGTGGCAAGTGCGCCATCGTGACCAGCTATCAAGCGAATGCCAGCGTGATCAAGGGGGAAGAGACCGGCGCGGGACAGACCGAGGCGCTCGCCAAGTACAAGGTCTATCGCAAGATGCTGGCGGAGTATTTCGATAAAAGCGAAAAGGACGCGGCCACGCTGGTCGAGAAGTTTGAGAAGGAGGTCAAGCAGCGCTTTATCAAGGAGCCGGGCCAGATGCGGTTGCTGATTGTGGTGGACAAACTGCTGACCGGTTTTGATGCGCCTTCTGCCACCTACCTCTACATCGACAAAAAGATGGCCGATCACAACCTGTTCCAGGCCATCTGCCGGGTGAACCGGCTCGATGGGGAGGACAAGGAGTATGGCTACATCGTCGATTACAAGGACCTGTTCCGCTCGCTGGAGAAGACGGTCAAAGACTACACGGCGGAGGCGTTCGACGGTTATGACAAGGAGGACGTAGCCGGGCTGCTCAAGGATCGCCTGACACAGGGCCGGGAGGATCTCGACAACGCGCTGGAGGCGGTGCGGGCGCTGTGTGAACCGGTCAAGGCGCCCAGGGCCGAGACGGATTACCAGCACTATTTCTGCTGCGAGGTGGGGGCCGATGAGGGAGAACTGATCGAGAAGGAGGCGCTGCGCCTGACACTTTACCAGTGTGTCGCCAAGTTGATCCGGGCCTTTACCAGTCTGGCGAGTGAGCTGGAGGAAGCGGGGTACAGCGCCAGTCAGGCTAATGGCATCCGCTCGGAGGTTGATCACTACGTCAAGGTTCGGGACCTCATCAAGATCGCCAGCGGCGATCTGGTGGAAATGAAACAGTTCGAGCCTGCGATGCGTCAGATGCTGGATCTCTATGTGGACGCCGATCCCAGCGAGACCCTGATGGACTTTGAGGAGCTGGGGCTGCTGGAGTTGATTATCGAACGGGGGGCGGAGGCGCTCGACGGCGCTCCAGAGGGGCTGCGTAAAGATAAGGGCGCGATGGCCGAAGCGATTGAAAATAACGTGCGGCGCACCATCGTTGATGAGAATCCGGTCAACCCCAAGTACTACGAGAAGATGTCGGTGTTGCTCGACGAGTTGATAGCGCTGCGTCGTCAGCAGGCCATCTCCTATCAGGATTATCTCGAACAGGTGCGCGAACTGGCTATCAAGGTGAAGCATCCGGCCAGTGCTGCTGGCAGTGCCTATCCGGCGAGTGTCGATACACTGGCCAAGCGCTCGCTCTATGACAATCTGGGGCAGGATGAGGTGCTGGTGGCCAAGATAGATGCTGCCGTGCGTCACACCAAGAAGGCAGACTGGTATGGCGATCGCCTCAAGGAGAAGGAAATTGCCTACGCCATCGCAGAGGAGACCAAAGGGTACGATGTGACAGTGGGCGATGTGATGGAGCTGGTGAAAGCCCAGCAGGAATACCACTGA
- a CDS encoding DUF932 domain-containing protein: protein MAHLIDTMAYTGHTPWHGLGNILPPQQSLDVWLKAAGMDWTIEQSDVMFNVAADALHIRPYSENKVLYRSDNLEPLSVVSRRYNVVQPHDVLHFYQDLVQAGGFELETAGSLKGGRKLWALAKTGQEMKLKGGDRVKSYLLLATSCDGTLCTTAQFTSLRVVCNNTLQIALRDNTGAIKVPHSTQFNAAAVKEALGLGIANWDSFQQEMTALSNRPISPVEAFNFFGELLNDPAGDDDNIILSRPAQKLHELYMGAGMGSELASSRNTAWGLVNAVTEFVDHHRRARSQDHRLDSAWFGQGAQLKSQALNQALTLLQ from the coding sequence ATGGCCCACCTGATCGACACCATGGCCTACACCGGTCATACGCCTTGGCATGGCCTTGGCAATATTTTACCCCCTCAACAATCTTTGGATGTCTGGCTTAAAGCTGCAGGGATGGATTGGACCATCGAGCAGAGTGACGTGATGTTTAACGTCGCCGCCGATGCACTCCATATTCGCCCTTATTCAGAGAATAAGGTTTTGTACCGCTCTGATAATCTGGAGCCTCTATCCGTCGTCTCTCGCCGATATAATGTGGTACAGCCTCACGATGTGCTGCACTTCTATCAAGACTTGGTACAAGCCGGTGGCTTTGAATTAGAAACGGCTGGTTCTCTCAAGGGCGGTCGAAAATTATGGGCACTGGCTAAAACGGGGCAAGAAATGAAACTAAAAGGTGGCGACAGAGTGAAATCATACTTGCTGCTCGCCACCAGTTGTGATGGTACGCTGTGCACCACAGCACAATTTACCTCGCTACGAGTTGTCTGTAATAACACCTTGCAAATAGCACTACGGGATAATACTGGGGCGATCAAGGTTCCCCACTCCACTCAATTTAATGCTGCTGCCGTCAAAGAGGCATTGGGCCTTGGTATAGCAAATTGGGATAGTTTCCAACAAGAGATGACAGCGTTGAGCAATCGTCCGATATCACCCGTGGAAGCCTTTAATTTCTTCGGTGAGCTACTCAATGATCCGGCTGGCGATGATGATAATATTATTCTCAGCCGTCCGGCCCAGAAGCTGCACGAGCTGTATATGGGTGCGGGCATGGGCTCAGAACTTGCAAGCTCCCGCAATACTGCCTGGGGGCTGGTTAACGCGGTGACGGAATTTGTTGATCACCATCGCCGAGCCCGCAGCCAGGATCACCGGCTCGATTCTGCCTGGTTTGGTCAGGGCGCCCAACTCAAATCCCAAGCCCTAAATCAGGCACTCACCCTGCTGCAGTAA
- the radC gene encoding RadC family protein — MLHQKLIAGEQPGTYLVTDFVTDDDLLTIAQTIARQKLAKGVAITDKHLAHQALQGLLQTRDREVFAALFLDNQHRILAYEELFLGTLSAATVHPREVVKSALQHNAAALMLVHNHPSGHPEPSRADIELTQRLRDALALVDIRTLDHLVVGTEGVVSLAERGDL, encoded by the coding sequence ATGCTGCATCAGAAACTCATCGCCGGGGAGCAACCCGGCACCTACCTCGTGACCGATTTCGTCACCGACGACGACCTGCTCACCATCGCTCAGACGATTGCCCGCCAGAAACTTGCCAAGGGGGTTGCCATCACAGACAAACACTTGGCTCATCAAGCCCTGCAAGGACTGCTGCAAACACGGGATCGCGAAGTGTTTGCCGCACTATTTCTGGATAACCAACACCGGATATTGGCCTATGAGGAGCTGTTTCTCGGCACCCTGAGTGCCGCGACCGTGCACCCACGGGAAGTGGTCAAAAGCGCCCTGCAGCACAATGCCGCCGCCCTGATGCTGGTGCATAACCACCCGTCCGGTCACCCAGAACCGAGCAGGGCTGATATCGAGCTCACCCAGCGGCTACGCGATGCCCTGGCGTTAGTGGATATCCGCACCCTGGATCACCTGGTGGTCGGTACTGAGGGTGTGGTGTCACTCGCAGAGCGGGGGGATTTGTGA
- a CDS encoding YqaJ viral recombinase family nuclease → MKAKAKYGQALRLASTNQLTREQWLAIRKRGIGSSDAAVAVGLSPYKCPLSLWLEKTGRKEPEDISHKEAVLWGIELEPVLAQVYAKRTGYKVRRVNAVLQHPEQPFMLANLDREVVGHPDGPGILEIKTASYHSAPQWEEGVPVAYQCQVLHQLAVTGHAWAEVAVLIGGQDFRIYRIERDEEKIQDLTEREAQFWHMVQQDQQPETDGSSDAANALSWLFPRDDGQTVDLSDSPEFNQLFGELLRLRQQKEAVELQESQLKQRLQATLGDATAGLFADGKITWKRSKDRLAPDLDKLGQDHPDLLSHYVKPVPGSRRFTIQATHTGRS, encoded by the coding sequence ATGAAAGCAAAAGCCAAATATGGCCAAGCCCTGCGGCTGGCCTCCACGAACCAATTAACCCGCGAGCAGTGGCTCGCTATCCGCAAACGCGGCATTGGCTCCTCCGATGCCGCCGTGGCAGTGGGGCTCTCCCCTTACAAATGCCCGCTCAGCCTGTGGCTGGAGAAAACCGGACGCAAAGAGCCAGAGGATATCTCCCACAAGGAGGCTGTGCTGTGGGGCATTGAGCTGGAGCCGGTGTTGGCGCAGGTCTACGCCAAACGAACCGGCTACAAGGTGCGCCGGGTCAATGCGGTACTGCAACACCCCGAGCAACCCTTCATGCTCGCCAACCTCGACCGAGAGGTGGTCGGCCATCCCGATGGGCCGGGCATTCTGGAGATCAAGACCGCCAGCTATCACAGCGCCCCCCAGTGGGAGGAAGGCGTGCCGGTGGCTTACCAGTGCCAGGTACTGCATCAACTGGCTGTTACCGGCCATGCCTGGGCAGAAGTGGCAGTGCTGATCGGCGGCCAGGATTTTCGGATTTACCGCATCGAGCGCGATGAGGAGAAGATCCAGGATCTCACTGAGCGGGAAGCGCAGTTCTGGCACATGGTGCAACAAGACCAGCAGCCCGAAACTGACGGCTCAAGTGATGCCGCCAATGCCCTGAGCTGGCTCTTCCCCCGTGATGATGGCCAGACGGTGGATCTCTCCGATTCCCCCGAGTTCAACCAGCTGTTTGGCGAGCTACTGCGATTGCGTCAGCAAAAGGAAGCGGTCGAGCTACAGGAGTCACAACTCAAGCAGCGGCTGCAAGCCACCTTGGGCGACGCCACTGCTGGGCTTTTTGCTGATGGCAAGATCACCTGGAAGCGCAGTAAAGACCGGCTGGCGCCGGACCTGGATAAGCTCGGGCAGGATCACCCCGACCTGCTCAGCCATTACGTCAAACCGGTGCCCGGCTCTCGCCGCTTCACCATTCAGGCCACTCATACTGGCAGGAGTTAA
- a CDS encoding type IV toxin-antitoxin system YeeU family antitoxin, translating into MSTIGCWGLHTQVQPRFGARAIFERSGVSLLWDRSGVYGETDEQWLTDIDTVLPGFIERLGKLFRQGELLSDQDKLVTLRQGEWICLANPRASYGYLYLDVYRQTAA; encoded by the coding sequence ATGAGCACAATCGGCTGTTGGGGATTACATACCCAGGTTCAACCACGTTTTGGCGCACGGGCCATTTTCGAGCGCAGCGGGGTCTCCCTGCTATGGGATCGCAGCGGCGTCTATGGCGAGACTGACGAGCAGTGGCTCACCGACATCGACACCGTTTTACCGGGGTTTATTGAGCGGCTTGGTAAACTCTTTCGGCAAGGAGAACTGCTGAGCGATCAGGACAAATTGGTGACATTGAGGCAAGGAGAATGGATTTGCCTCGCCAATCCAAGGGCCAGTTATGGCTATCTCTATCTCGATGTTTACCGGCAAACAGCGGCGTAA
- a CDS encoding AAA family ATPase — translation MVESRCDDGAGNQGKSDKETMLIRNLTVHGFKSIMQEQPIELGRVNCFIGANGVGKSNLLEALGVLGAAANGVVDDESLLRRGVRAGVPRLYKSSFASVRTPVHIGINVSGERGECYRVSLLNPLESPEPAWAYKTEYLSDGSDEIIADGVRNKKNLNPLAGLAALKMVELAEDNPAALLMRALQEYAIYCPNTPTLRGITPDLQSRRPMGLSGGQLAEAFEMLRTHLGGQGEAGEEILDEVLALIDWVADVAITSQAGTLLSPKVPRSKHLLKFTDRFMQKSRNELTAYDASEGALYVLFTAALCLLPQSPKIFAIDNLDQALNPRLVTSLTKQLAGWLKYQDPERQLLFTAHNPAVLDGLDLTDPEVRLFAVERNSNGLTCYRRVELTPALRAMNQQYPLSRLWLMGHLGAVPNV, via the coding sequence ATGGTAGAAAGTAGATGCGACGATGGTGCAGGCAACCAAGGTAAATCCGATAAGGAGACGATGTTGATACGCAATCTGACCGTGCACGGCTTTAAGTCGATTATGCAGGAGCAGCCTATTGAGCTGGGGCGGGTGAACTGCTTTATCGGCGCCAATGGCGTTGGTAAGAGCAACCTGCTTGAAGCGCTAGGTGTGCTGGGGGCGGCGGCTAACGGGGTGGTCGATGACGAGAGTCTGCTGCGCCGTGGGGTGCGGGCAGGTGTACCCCGGCTCTACAAGAGTTCGTTTGCCAGCGTGCGTACCCCGGTCCATATCGGTATCAACGTGTCGGGAGAACGAGGCGAGTGTTATCGGGTCTCCCTGCTCAATCCGCTGGAATCACCCGAGCCCGCTTGGGCATACAAGACCGAATATCTGTCCGATGGCAGCGACGAGATCATCGCCGATGGGGTGCGAAACAAAAAAAATCTCAATCCGCTGGCGGGGCTGGCGGCCCTCAAGATGGTCGAGCTAGCAGAGGATAACCCTGCGGCTCTATTGATGCGCGCCTTGCAGGAATACGCGATCTATTGCCCCAATACGCCGACCTTGCGCGGGATCACGCCTGATCTTCAGTCACGCCGTCCGATGGGCCTCAGTGGCGGGCAATTGGCGGAGGCGTTCGAGATGCTGCGTACTCATCTGGGCGGTCAGGGGGAGGCTGGGGAGGAGATCCTGGATGAGGTACTGGCGCTGATCGACTGGGTGGCCGATGTGGCCATCACCTCTCAGGCGGGCACCCTGCTCTCGCCCAAGGTGCCCAGAAGCAAGCATCTGCTCAAGTTTACCGACCGCTTTATGCAAAAGAGTCGTAATGAACTGACGGCCTACGATGCCAGCGAGGGGGCACTCTATGTGCTGTTTACGGCGGCGCTATGCCTGTTGCCGCAATCGCCCAAAATCTTTGCGATCGATAACCTCGATCAAGCGCTCAATCCCCGGCTGGTGACCAGTCTGACCAAGCAGTTGGCTGGTTGGCTAAAATATCAGGACCCCGAGCGCCAATTGCTGTTCACCGCCCACAACCCGGCCGTATTGGATGGGCTGGACCTGACGGACCCCGAAGTCAGGTTGTTTGCGGTTGAGCGTAATAGCAATGGCCTGACTTGCTATCGGCGAGTTGAACTGACCCCGGCACTGCGGGCGATGAATCAGCAATATCCACTGTCACGTCTGTGGCTGATGGGGCACTTGGGAGCAGTGCCCAATGTCTGA